The window AAATGTTAACAAGACTCTCTCAATAATAGAACTCTCAATGGACTCTCTACCATCTTATGTTTTAGCACAATGTTTTAAGATGTTGACAtgaaaattgacgttaaactatgAGGTAGCAGATAGTCTATGAGGAGTCTCACTTTGAAAGTTTTCTTAGCACTTCTCAAATGTTATCGAATAATTTCATTTGATGCCATTGACATTCTTCAAGTGAATTATTAAAGGATGAAATCTGAAATCTTATTTGGTAaatacttttaattttcaaattttttttaaataaaaaaaattgaaaattactttcttgagttttcaaaatgaaaacataaaataattaccaaataagattttagttttaaatttccaaaaaaatgaaaattaagaattaaaaacAATATAGTTATCAAACGGCTCCTAAatatggacaaggattgtctgccctcccatttccGGTGCCGtcccgtgccctcctgtttgtgtggtcacggttaagccacgtcaacattttatgcatgaagtgggagggcagacaaaataggagggcatgggagggcagacaatccttgtcccctAAATATTTGAAGTTGGAAAAACCATTATTAGAAAGTTAGGTGGACAACGTTTATGCATGAAGTGCTTGTCAATGGATTGAAAGGGAAAAGTGATTGCTCCAAACTCCCAATAATTTCCATAAGAATCTTACCACATAAGGTAACTCTAAACATTATAAGtcacaaaaacaaataattggTAGTCACATAAAAATTGATCTTATCTCCAAGTCTATTTCAGAAGGGTTTTAAAGTGAGGATGGGTAAAATGCAATGAGAAGTTATAGAATTAGGTTTCTTTTAGACTGTTTAAAGATGCCGGACAAAGTAAGTGGTGGATTGATCTTAGTCTCGAATTCAAACTCTCATTTTCTTTAATGTGGATTAGTGTAAAATATCGTttgtgttaaaaataaaatgcaggGCAAAAACTTTAAAAGCTAAGCAAGCTTTAGTGATCAGGTTGCCTTTTAGGCCTCATATGTTGAGCTGAATGGGATAAGTTGTGATTAATTACGAGGAACTTGAGTCAAGTCCGTTGTTTATCGTGTCAAATGTAAAATGAACAAGACTCAACAAGATGGATTATGAATCCGCAATAGAATGAGTTATTTAACCTATCTTTATACATGAGGTACAAAGTCATATCTTACAAACCCTGTCAATATAATCCTATCTCCAAGGCCAATTTCATCCAATCCATCAAACAGACCATTAGATTTTGAGAAACTTATATATTAGGCTCATGTATTGGTCCTACTGCATATGGTTCAgcttttggagaaatttttagttgtgacagaaatacaagtggtacatcacgtgttttaatagtagtgggaaattttatttcttaatttattaattttttagcacacatatcctactatttgtataatgacatgttGTCTATCATCCAGTATatcgatcacactgaaaaatctctctagcTTTTGCCTAATCTAAGAGACTTTATAGAGGTGACTAATCAAGAAAATATCCGTTtctattttaataataaatatcTTATTTTGGACGGTTCCTAATGTCGGAACCATTTCTCTTGGTAGGTAAAtcaaaagcttttttttttttgagcgtatcaatattttttttgtcagttGTGTATATAAATCTAAACTGTAATTTGCAACTAAAGCTAAATGGTTATTTATATGTATagaggttttattttttattttttatttttaacaaacgataataatgtgattcaaattcgtcttaggcgagaatcgaacctaagacctctcacttacaagtgaagataaagATAAATAGTTATTTACATTCTCGAGGTTTAGGGTTAATTTCAAATGGGCACGAGTTCTAATTTTCTCACATTACACCTAATGTTTTGACATTTAGCCAATTTACACATTTTGCTGTCAATTAAATCGTTACTTATTGATTTGACAATGTTGAAAGCACTCCACAAACCGACTAACCATGCGATATGAAACACACCGATGTCATTCCAGATGTAGGTTCCGTGTTGCAACGTTATTAGTTAATGGTTAACAAAACAGTCTACTTAACAAATGTACAACTTTGTAATATATTAAAACGTTGAAGTGTAATTCGACAAAATTAGAGCCTCGTGGCCCAATTTGCTGATCTAAAAACGACCGTTTCCTTTACACTTTCACATTATATACGTACAGCAAAAAGTTGTTGGCAGTTAATCATGGGTTTATGAAATTTCTGCCAGACCTTTCAATACCGCCtgcatttacacacacacacacaaatgttttatatttatgataCCTTGAGAAAGTGTAGTGAGAAAGTTTTGCGTTTCTGGGAATCAGCTTCAGAGCCTTTAGCAAATATCATAAATCTTGCTGGTGAAGGCAGAAAATGCAGTTGGTGAAGCCCCAGAAGTGCAGGACGTAACTTTGCAGTCTTACAAGTCTGGTTAAGAGAAGATTGTTAGGGAAAGTAGTGCACGTTTTAATATACACCCCTTGATCacatttttatgtttatacAAGCGATATGGGCGGGGAGTGATCCGAATACGGACTTCATTTTCAATCACGTGAGTTACAACTTTTTTTTACTGTACATAAAATTGTGTAGATTATGTCATGTCTTAGTCAAATGCCTAGTAGCAAGATCAAAGCTCATGATCGTAATTCATGTCTTCCATCACGATGCAAAATGAAACTATATATGGAATCGTGCACCGTGTGAAGCATAGATTATTGCATGTCCTTAACCGAGATTGATGTTAAACTCCGTCTTGAAACCTTGCCATACCAAAAAAGTTGCAGGATTTTTAAATGCTGGCAAAACATAAATTTGTTAGTTATTGAGAGAATCGATTTAATAAGGGCTAACAACGTTGCGTGTAAAGTATTGATGTGAAACGGTAAATGCATGGAGGGCCGTTAATATATGTGGATTGTGGACACATTCATGTTCATAAATATCGAAGGGTGAGTCTTTATTGCCAAAACATTACTTGCAAGGAACTGACTGACAAATGCAATAACTTTAAAAGTCTTCACTCCTCTTATTTCTcattatttgatcaaattataGCGTGCTTCTGTTTTATTATTACGAgtgatattattattattattactcaAATTTACATTATGAAAACGAATAAGGATTTAAATTTGAGATGCAATGAGTAAAAGAGAATGTCACATCAACCAGGACAATTTACCATTTGCGAtcgttatttattttttatttttttgacgaAGGACATTTCATTAGGGGCAGAGCCGAGGAACCAAACAGATATAGTAGAAAACCAGAAAATAAACACAGAAAACAGAGCAAAGGCGAAGACAGCACGAGTAGGACCAAGGGAAACTCAACCCCGGCAGGGCCAAGACGGGGAGAGAACAGAATACAAGCGAAGCTAAAGTCCAATTTGAAACACTCCCCCACTCGGCCGACAGCAGGGACATTAGGGAGGGCAAGGAAGCCCGTCTTCCGAAAGAGTGTGAACTAGAGAGGATGGGGGTCGAATGTCCCAGACTTCCGAACGCATCCCTTTTTTACATTACGATGCAACCCACTCTGATGCAAAATTCGCTTGACGAGGAACCCCCTGGATATCGTTGTCAATTGCAGCATGAAGGGCTGCCCGCGCTCCGACTCGAGTGCAGATTTTGAAAAGCAAACAGCAGACTTGCTGTTCACAATAAAACCGTCAGAAAAGAGAAGTATCACACCCATGGCTGCTTCCCGATTCCCGTTGGACCAAGCGGCATCAAAGTTTGCCTTGATGGTTCCAAAGGGAGGGGGGCGACCAACTGGAACAATCAGCACGGACTGAATCCTCCGCATCAACTTCCAGAAGACATTGCTAATTTGATGAGATCGCTGGGCTTGCCCCCGACAATGCTGAAGCTCCACACCCCTAGGAATATGGCAATAAGCATAGGCATAGCTGGATTTCACTGAATAACCACCATTGTGGGACTGAATCCTCCACATCAACTTCCAGAAGACATTGCTAATTTGCCACCAAGCTCCACGAAAGATGACAGCTTGTCCCTCCAGAAGGCTGCTCCACGCCCATAATGCCCGTGAACCCTTCTTAGCCGACAATACCTCACCCTTCGAAAAGTACCTGCCCTTCAGAACCCGAGCCCATAAAGATTCAGGTTCTTGGATTAGTCTCCTAAAATCACACACCTTATTTGTTTTGGTTGACAAGGCCCACGGAACTTTTACATGTCCGCTGGATTTGTTATGCTCAAAACGTTCCATGAAAAACCTATTCGAGCCATTGAACATTGTTGCATGCCCTATCAACTTTACCCTATTTTGTTTGTAAATAGGTGAGAAGTCCCTTAATAACTATTTCATTTatagttttataaattttttgaggaagaaaataaaattaatagagGGAAAAACCCCGGGAACATCAAGGCCCCTAGAGTCAAACAACAAAGCACTGGTAGCTACATAAGGAACACATCCACTCCAAACATGAAAGTTATTTAACACATGCCCACATGAGGTGTCTGCATCCGCTACAAAATTTGCTTCCCTAAAAATATGCTTCTAACTTATAAAATCAAAAAAAGAGATCAGCCATTTGATATCTTCAACAATTGCACGAATCCGCCAAGGAATGCAACACTTTCCTGTGATCGCCTCAATGACAATTTTCGAGTCTCCTTCAATCACAacctttttcaaaaaaattaaaattggaaatctgaaaactattttcttgagttttcaaaatataacaATTATGTGGTCACCATATCAGCAGTTTCAGGAGTTTAAGTGACGGATTTTGCGTTTTAGGGGTTCAAAGTGAGATTAAAGTCGAATTTCAAAAGGCATAACAAATGataggatttggatcccatccggatctaAATTGTGGGAATCCTAGGAATCCCCACATCTTAGCTATTTATCATGcatcgtgcggttagaaattatttaactttttttatttaaaattaaacaaaaataatacttgACGAAAACTAATCACACAATATATGATAAACGGTTAGAATGAGGAAATCCTAAAGTAGATCCCAAAGAGGTTCCTCTTCCCAAAAAATAAGCCTAAAGTTTAATGTTGTTGGCCACGTTGCACTATGGTAAAGTGAAAAGTTTCAAATTCCACTGCCGTAGGTGACGAGTTATATTCAAATTATTACCACTGGTTGTACATAACATTAAGCAGTAGAAAAGGTTTTAAGTTGTTTACAAAGGTTGAATGATTTCAActgaaaacaatttttaagtgttttggcCTATATAGCCCATTGCTTTGCAAAAAACCAGCAATTAAACCAGTTTAAGTCACATCATCACTGTGTCCTCCAAAATTTGGTACTAAATTCAGAAATCCGGATTCTtgattctttttgtgaggattttgaaAATTTATAACTCGTGTTTGTTTATCGttcggtcagaaatcattttaaacttttttatttaaaattaaacacaaataataactaataaaaattagcagcacaatgtacaatgaatgaacaTGATTTACAAATCCTTAGATCCCGTTGGTAAATTTAGGGCCTTGGATCATAATTTGGTTAATGTTTAGAGtccgttttcagttttcatgcCAAATCCTACCGACATCAAGTGAAGCTCTGGGGCCGAAAGGGGCACAGAAAAAGAGTTCATGGACACTTGCACCTGCTTTCTGCTTTTGCTTTCTACAGCTGCAACCCAAAGTGCTTTTTTCCCCAGCTTTTCCGAATTTCATCTTTTGTAAATTGTACGGAAACTAATCTAACCTCTAATCaatcaaagattcaaaactAATCATTcgaccacaaaaaaaaaaaaaaaaaataaatcctCAGTTCATACTTCATATTCCAGCAAATTAATTTCTAGACAATTGTACGAGGAAAAAACACCTTAATAATAGAAAATGATatacatggaatttaaaaagACTTTACTTATTTGCAACTACATCGTAAAAACTAGGGAATATACACCCTAATTTTGCAGATACAGCTCCTAATACCCGACCCTAATCTCCATCTTCAAGACAGACCAAAAAGGCAAAGTAACCCTAAACCtaatttaatagaaaaattaataactaaACAACACGATAATTAAACACTAAACCGGGCCGACCCAATTATCCCTGCACACTAATTATCTAACCCATAAagtaaaaaggagaaaaagcgTTAGACCGAACTGCGAATTCATCGACCTTCCCTTTGAAAAAATAAGGGGAAGGACGACAACCACGCATCTCGAACGTTAAGCCAAAACCCAAGACTTTACATTTCTGCAATTTCACGGTCAACTACGACAAATTAAGCCGCAGAAGCTTCAGCAGCTCGCTTGCCGCAGCGTCAGTGCTCGAGACAACGCTCTTCTTGGCGAAGAACGACGGAAGAGGCAGAGAGCTCGGAGGCGGCGAGGCTATGCACGACGATGACCCGGCGTAGAACCCGGCAGTCATGTTCGAGTCCTTGTTTTTGGTCTGCTTCGGAACCCGCTCGGGTGCCGGACCCATCAGGGTCGTGTTTCCGAGATCCGGAACTTGGGCCTTGGGATTCTGCTTCTGTGGTGGCGGAGCCGGCACTTGGGGCTTGAAATTTTGCTTCGGTGGTGGTGTAGCCGGCGCCGTTTTGGGGATTTCTTCACCGCGCTTGAGGATTTTGACCTGGCCCATGACGAGGTTTTGGGGAGCCGGGGACTTCTGGACCGGGCGAGGTAGGTTATTGGGCCGGGTGGGCCTTCGGTTCTTGCCGTCGTTCTGGGGGTGGCTGGGGCGGCCGAggcggctagggttagggttcCGATTGAAATTCATTACTGATTGGCGTGTGAGCGAGTCTTTGTGGCAATCCTTGGGACTGAGAACTTCAACAGCCATCTGAGACCACACAAAATTCAGATCTGAAAATTCGAGCTTTCAGAGCTCAAGGGCCAAAAGGGAAAAGACTAGTAAATTTGGGGCTCTTGGGCCACaacttagagagagaaaggaagagagagagagagagagagagagagaagaagagagagaaggggaatTTACAGAGATTATATGTGAATATTGAAAGGGAGGGAGGGTAGGACTTTATAGGGGAAGAAACCTAAAAGCAAAAGGAGTACCAAACCGACAAAGAGGCGGTAGTGTGTGTAAACCACTCGCCACAATTTGGGCGGTGTCCCCCACGGTTTTAAGGTTTCATTATTGGTTTTGGTAACTATTCCTATTCCCTTAATAATTAGGTTTCCTTTTCATAAAAGAAAGGGTTAAATAGAAAACAATCAGGTTTTCCTACCGCTCACTTATCTAGAAAGATGTGATTTAGATAATAATTTTCTTCATAAATGCGAGAGAGGCTTTCTAAAAAATGGTTCTAAAAGAAGATATCCGTGAGTCTGACGGTAGCGTGGGGTAAGAGGAGTATGttgatttaagtaaatttattatatttcatgtaattaagtgtgtttatacttaaaatatatataatttcatcataaactacaaaatagaatgacatatatgtTATGAAGTATGggaacataataaaaatataggAAACAAGCATAAAaagtgtgttcatttaagtattcaacaagtttcttacaatttattaaaaaaaaaatgcaaaatgaaagttatctatttttattGAGTAACAATTGGGTGCCTAGGCAGGTCCGGGCAGGCTAGGCGGGTGTCTCAGCAGGTCTTAgcgctctttcttaatttttaaatgcctAGACATTAATCAGGATGGTAGTCAGCTACCTAGGCGTTAGGAGGCGTTAGgcagagatttttagaacaatgctaAAAAATGgaattctaatactttataattttgaCATAGGTATTTAGGTGATAGAAAgtacataaataatttattttaaaaagtatTATTAGCATTTATTATCTTTTTATATCGGGGAAAAAAATGATAAGGGTATAGATTCTCTTAATGATTAGGTTTCTTTAACGTCATTTACCCGGCAGGGTCTAAGTCACAAATTCCTAGTAATATTATTTAGTAACTCAGTTAATCATTTATATTCGTCATGAGTAGATTTTGTAACATCAATTTGGTTATTTGATGTAGTTACATTGGATGTAAACCTATCAATTCACTATCAATTTTGTCAAGCAAATGCAAATATTTTCGTACTaaaaacaatatatttgaaaaattaataattctatatattttctcaactatATCTTATAATTTGATTGGAACCAAATGAAAGGAACTCTTTGCAAAATTGAGATTTATAGCATCCTTCATGTCATCACATTCATTGTTACTGAAATTTTCGTTGTTAGACAAGTACTTTTTGAACCATGGCATGTGACattttaattttacaaaattaaaatattgatacaaaagctttaatttgtttaaaaacaaaatataaaaaaaaacattttaactCCATACGAATGAATATGAACTCCACTATCTTTCAGGATAATATTAACTTTTTTCTAATTAATCAAGAGAAATTTTAATTCCATTAGCGGGACATAAATTATGCGACaaagaatgaaaattgaaatatcaACATTCTATTCGCAGATAAATCCAAAAGTCGAAATTGGATTTACATGACAATGTTGATATGTATTATGCAGACGCGCAATGGGTCGTGGCCTTGGGTGGTATTCTTCACGCGATCTAAAGCGCGTAGAGAAAacagttttcctttttaatttttattttccgtGATAGGAGATATCTGTGAAGCTCCCTACCAAAAACGCTGTTTGTTGTCATGAAGGCGGTCCGCGTATGTGACGTGGGTCCGAAACCGCTGGTGGCATGGTTATCCACGACCCTAGTTATTGcaccttcattttttttgtgggaTTACGGAAATGCCATCTATGCCGTATATATTTCATGTTCACCTCCGTCAACAACTTTCTATGGAAATTtgaaatccatttttttttttttttttgggtgacaAAAGTTAGAATTCTTCATTCCTGAGAAAATTTGTGCCATTTGGAGAGTGGCAAAGGTCGGTCCGATAATGTTTTTCAAAACGGGTTGTGAAAAATGTTTTGTTGTAAAAGGACAACATAAATAAGATTTTATAATTTGAGAATTCGTGGTAGTTTAGTCTGAAATATTTTTAGAGAATAAAAACATAAACGCGCATTTGATACCAAATGTCTAAAAttgtataaatatatttatttttggtagTAATGGTGGCGGTAGTGGTAAGGGTGGTGCGGTTGAGACGAGAGTGGTGTTTATAGAAATGGTGGTTGGAGTAGGGATAGTAGTGGGTGAGAATAGAAGTGTTAGTAATGGCGGGATATAGGTAGTTGCAATAGCGAGGTGGAGGACAATGGTGGTCCAATGACGGTAGCAAAGGTGGTAGAGGATGCTCGTAGTAACAATGGTTAAGAGGGATGGTTATGAAAATTGCGGTTGAGAGGTAGGGATGATGGTGGCGGAATTGGTGGAGGTGGTGATGACCATGGTGAGGGTAATGCAATGGAGaatgtggtgatggtggtgcaAGATGGGGTCTGTAACAATAAGCGATGGAGGTATGATGACCATGGTCACAGGGTTATGCCAATGGATAATATGGtagtggtagtggtggtggagGCAGAGGTACAAGTTGTGGTGGTCATGCAGAGACG of the Pyrus communis chromosome 1, drPyrComm1.1, whole genome shotgun sequence genome contains:
- the LOC137735419 gene encoding pollen-specific leucine-rich repeat extensin-like protein 1: MAVEVLSPKDCHKDSLTRQSVMNFNRNPNPSRLGRPSHPQNDGKNRRPTRPNNLPRPVQKSPAPQNLVMGQVKILKRGEEIPKTAPATPPPKQNFKPQVPAPPPQKQNPKAQVPDLGNTTLMGPAPERVPKQTKNKDSNMTAGFYAGSSSCIASPPPSSLPLPSFFAKKSVVSSTDAAASELLKLLRLNLS